The genomic stretch ATTTGACAGTATCTCAACGAGGCCAACTGGAACTGGCGTCTGATGAAGACGATACTGACCGTGTGTCATGTGTATGATCACGAGCGGTACTACGTGCCGTTTGATGAAATTGCTCCTGATGAATCCTACCCCATCCAATTTCTGAAGGAAACCATGCCTGATTATGCATGATAGAGGCGCAACTCaattttcatttctattttttttcccccttcatttttttttatcaaccaaaTGAGACGATTAGAGTCCAAGACAAGTTTATGGTGCTCAGATTTGTCACTTTTCCTCTGAAGAGATGCTGAAATTTTGACTTATCACAAGGACAACAATGTGACCTTCTTATCCAGAATTTGCATACATACAAGATTGGTTCTTGTGGTTTCGGCTTTCATTGCGTTCATTGTTAGTGTTATAGGTGCATTTCCTTTCCATTCTTTATCTTTATAAAAACGGGGGACAATAATGATACTTTTTGTGATCACACACATTTAAAAAGGTCTGCGCCCCACTGAAAGTGTTTCAAAATGAAGCATACTAAAAAACAGGGACAGACTTGAGGATAAAATACAAACAAGTAAAGCGAAAGCATATCACCTGTAGTTATATATTAACACCCGATCCAAAACCTCGCTTACCATTTACTTCAGTCACCTGACTCACCTAATTATCCACTAAAGACTCACTAGTCCTAATCATTTGAGAAGTCGCCATCTACTCCAATCATAGATAGTCGCGTCACCagcattagataacaaataaattATAATACTAATTATTAAGGATGTCATAATTTTTTATAACCACATTTAATACTACGAAACACAATAGCAAACTTCCTATTGAAAAAAACTATGGATCCGTGGATTGTGCTGCTCTACATTCTCTACTAATATATTAAGGTAACTCAATCAGTACCGTTATAgcccattaattaattaattagacttTCACTTCTCAGTACCCCACTAACAAGCCACTTtgtcctcttttttttttctgctgGTGCTTCCGATAGTTTATTAGATGCTCCATCATTCCCAGTCCCTCTATACCCTACTCCAACCCCACCAGCTCGCACTCGCACTCGCACTCGCACTCGCACTCGCAATGGAATCGAGTAGCTAGCCTTCCAACTAAGGTCGTGTAATACGACAAAGCGTGGAACGTGAAAGCATGCTATAGAAAACTCCAACAAAGAAGATAAAGTGAATCGCCCGGAAAGATCATACATTAAAAAAACACGAGGAAGAAAAGCGGATGAACagcaaaaggaagccaaaaaatTAACGGAGTTCCGATTCCAGGCGCAAAAATCGAGGAGCAACGACGACGTACATCACTGTCTCGAGGTGTCAGCGCCGGTGGCGGTGGTCGACTGCACTGTGAGCGCGGACATGCTGGGAGAGGAGGGGGCGTCGACGACGTGCGGAGGAAGCGGCAGAGGGGGGCGGCGGTTGAACTGGGCGGCGGCGGAGGAGGGGTGACAGGAGAGGACGGAGGCGAGGGAGATGGGCATCAGGCAGAGGCCCTTCCCCTGCAGGTACTGCATGGCCGATCCCATGTCCTCCGCCATCAGCTTCGCCACCTGCCGCTCCGCTGTCGTCAGGCCGTCGTTGCCCACGGCAGCCGCAGCAATGACGGATCCTGGCCGTTCTGCTCCTCTCTgtcatgtaaaaaaaaattttgtgcaGATTTTTGAATGCATCATCATCTCAATTACCAATCTTATCGATTAAATTCgatcctctatatatatatatatatcaaagtaCGCAGCAAttgtttcataaaaaaaaaagaaagtacgCAACAATTGTTGATCCCTGTGCGTACGTACCTCTGGAGACGCATCGCCGACCAGTGGTGCGACCAAGGTTGCTCCGCCTAATCTGCTCATGCTCAAGATCTGTACTGCATCGTTTGGAGATGATTAGTAAACAGTCTGATCATCTACTCTTTGATCAAAGCTTAACTACACTCTAATCAATTGTAATTAACCCTAGCAAATATAATAAAGCAGAAAGACTATCTAAATCCATGTTAAAATGGTCCCAGGAATAATACGCTAGAACTAGGGAAGAGAAGCCATTAATGAAGCTTCAAGCCATTAAAAGACTTGGAGCTGTTCTTAGAGATATGTTATCCGCATCGGGAAAACGTGGATATATATGTTATCCGGATTTGGTGCATCGTATGTgtgaagaaaataaagaaattaatttattaaagatgATGAGATGAGGAAAGAGTGAAATCATACCTTCACCTGGAGCTGCAGGAATTTAACGTAGTCAATGATTTCATCCAGCATCGATGCCTTGTCCGTCTGCACCACCAACGTCAAAATTCAATTAGAATGTGCAATGCTTTTGTATGTTGTCGCAGCATAGTACTCCTAGTGGAGAGTTCGAGGAAAGAAATTAAGGGCgggcgaggaagaagaagaccttGTTTGCGCTGGGCAGCAACTCCTGCAAGGCTTTCATTCTCTCTGCGATCCTCTCCCTCCGTAGCTGAATCACATAAACAAACAAGAGCGGTTGAAGACAAAAGTTTGGTAGGAGAGACGAAGAAGTAAACAGGCAAGAAAAAACCAAAATTTCGGAATAGGGAATATGGAAGAGAGCGCAGAAGCATTTGATCTTGAACCAATTAAGATTCAGAGAAGCAAGATtagaaagcaagaagaagaagaagaagaagaagaaagaatctTTCTGCTTCTTTTGCAGATGGGCCTACTCTTTCTGCGATGCTATGTGGATCGGTAGCTTGCCCTCGCCTCGCCCTGATCCTTGGTCTTGGAGGTGCCTGCGAGCCTCCGCCTGTGTGCGCAGAAGAGACCGGCGCCGTTACAGCAGAGGGCTGTCCCGCCCCGGTGGTGGTCGCCGCTGACGATAATCCTCCGTAGCTCTGCGACATTCATTGACCCAAGCAAAGCATGTGCtgatttctttgtttttctttacaTGTATTGGTTTGTACGATTAGAAGAAATAGAAGAGACCTGAGCATTGTGATGCTGGAAATGGTGGTGTTGGTTTGGCGTCGGAGCTGGGTGCTGAAATGATCCAAGGAAGCTACCGTTGTACAATACTTCTGCCTC from Zingiber officinale cultivar Zhangliang chromosome 5B, Zo_v1.1, whole genome shotgun sequence encodes the following:
- the LOC121985532 gene encoding bHLH transcription factor RHL1-like isoform X2; the protein is MQPCSKEMQGVATSLGGMVPSGLAAHIGPHELQNGGGGGGGSDEFFDQMISGFGATWSQGLGRSLDKAVRSPEEQAAYEGIRYAPYDESSSLLASRIRQQQASEAEESSPMEKSMLQRMLLQSLGRMPEAGGDTGLFVPLPLSLGNGGAGDSSLVDRSPEVDARFKTPNPLEAEVLYNGSFLGSFQHPAPTPNQHHHFQHHNAQLRRERIAERMKALQELLPSANKTDKASMLDEIIDYVKFLQLQVKILSMSRLGGATLVAPLVGDASPERGAERPGSVIAAAAVGNDGLTTAERQVAKLMAEDMGSAMQYLQGKGLCLMPISLASVLSCHPSSAAAQFNRRPPLPLPPHVVDAPSSPSMSALTVQSTTATGADTSRQ
- the LOC121985532 gene encoding bHLH transcription factor RHL1-like isoform X1, with amino-acid sequence MQPCSKEMQGVATSLGGMVPSGLAAHIGPHELQNGGGGGGGSDEFFDQMISGFGATWSQGLGRSLDKAVRSPEEQAAYEGIRYAPYDESSSLLASRIRQQQASEAEESSPMEKSMLQRMLLQSLGRMPEAGGDTGLFVPLPLSLGNGGAGDSSLVDRSPEVDARFKTPNPLEAEVLYNGSFLGSFQHPAPTPNQHHHFQHHNAQSYGGLSSAATTTGAGQPSAVTAPVSSAHTGGGSQAPPRPRIRARRGQATDPHSIAERLRRERIAERMKALQELLPSANKTDKASMLDEIIDYVKFLQLQVKILSMSRLGGATLVAPLVGDASPERGAERPGSVIAAAAVGNDGLTTAERQVAKLMAEDMGSAMQYLQGKGLCLMPISLASVLSCHPSSAAAQFNRRPPLPLPPHVVDAPSSPSMSALTVQSTTATGADTSRQ